The following is a genomic window from Candidatus Rubidus massiliensis.
GAAAATCAGAAGAGTCAAAAGCAAGAAATGAAAATTTAACCTAGGATTATAAATGTCTAGTTTTCGCACTACCGGTGCTTTTGGCATACTCTGTCTTCTTTGTTTTGGATGCACAAGGATACCACAAATAAATGACGACAATGGGGTTTCATCGATAGTCAATAGCAGAATAGCTAAGGATACCTACTGGAATCCGGGCTGTTACCAAGATGAACGCATTTCGAATGCCATTCAAGAGCTTCTTCAACAGGAATTAACTGCTGACTCAGCCGTTCAAATTGCTCTCCTTAATAATCCACAAATCCAAGAAATGTTTGAGGAGATTGGCATTGCGCAAGCTGATTTAGTCGAAGCTGGACTTTTCTCAAATCCAGCTTTTGATATTATTTTTCGTTACCCTGATAAAAGCAATTTAAAAACAAATATCGAATACACTATCACACAAAGCTTTATAGATCTTTTTCTTATTCCTCTTCGTATAAAAGTTGCTAAAGCAGAGCTGGAGCAAACAACATTGAGAGTCACTAATGAAATCCTCGATTTAGCCTTTGAAGTAGAACAAACTTTCTATGAACTACAAGCTGCAGAACAAGACCTGAAATATATTAAATCTATTGTGGAATTAACTAGTATTCATAGTCAGCTTGCTTCTAGGCAAAGAATTGTTGGCAACATCTACAAATTGGACTTTCAGCAAATACAATCTAGATATTTAGAAGCTAAGCTAGAGATTGCAAGGATTCAAAATGATATTATCCGCTTAAGAGAAAAATTGAATAGATTACTGGGTTTCTGTGGGGATATTCAATGGAGGATTTCGGATAATTTACCTGAGATAGACTATCAAGGATTATCTATAGCATGTTTAGAGTCTGTGGCTTTTAGTGAGAGGCTTGATTTACAATCTGCTCGTTTTGATGTCTTACGTCTAAGTCGCATGTTAGGGATCAAGCAATGGTGGGTTTACACACAAGGACGGATAGGCATTGGAGGAGTAAGAGAATTAGAAGGGAACAATGTTCTCGGCTCTGCATTCTCTGGGGAAATTCCGATCTTTAACTATGGTCAAGCCGATCGTATGCGCATTCGCGCAGAGTTACGGCAAGCTCAAGATCATCTAGCCGCTTTAGAAATTCAAGTTTTATCGGAAGTAAGAGAAGCTCATAAACTTTTAATGAACAATTTAGGAATCATTAATGATTATCGAGCTCATATCATTCCTCTACAGATTGAAATCTTAGAATCATC
Proteins encoded in this region:
- the czcC_3 gene encoding Cation efflux system protein CzcC: MSSFRTTGAFGILCLLCFGCTRIPQINDDNGVSSIVNSRIAKDTYWNPGCYQDERISNAIQELLQQELTADSAVQIALLNNPQIQEMFEEIGIAQADLVEAGLFSNPAFDIIFRYPDKSNLKTNIEYTITQSFIDLFLIPLRIKVAKAELEQTTLRVTNEILDLAFEVEQTFYELQAAEQDLKYIKSIVELTSIHSQLASRQRIVGNIYKLDFQQIQSRYLEAKLEIARIQNDIIRLREKLNRLLGFCGDIQWRISDNLPEIDYQGLSIACLESVAFSERLDLQSARFDVLRLSRMLGIKQWWVYTQGRIGIGGVRELEGNNVLGSAFSGEIPIFNYGQADRMRIRAELRQAQDHLAALEIQVLSEVREAHKLLMNNLGIINDYRAHIIPLQIEILESSEELYNVMGLGVDRLLENKRQEFQAYSNYIMSLRNYWMARVQLDRALGGKLYLVLSQMDLEMNMYECNCEGVSE